The Bremerella alba genome includes a window with the following:
- a CDS encoding arylsulfatase produces MPHVFPLLLLAIGLFLPTAVHAAETPKPNVVMILSDDQGWGDLSVHGNKNLATPNIDQLAKEGALFENFYVCHLCAPTRAEMLTGRFFGRTGVRGVSTGQERLNLDEKTIAQYFKEAGYATGAFGKWHNGMQFPYHPNARGFDEYYGFCSGHWGHYFSPELDHNNQLVRGDGYITDDFTNRAMQFIEDNQDKPFFCYVPYCTPHSPMQVPGQYFDKFAEMDPEMKNRDPQKEQLGMTRAALAMCENIDWNVGRILKKLDQLDLADNTIVIYFADNGPNSFRWNGDMKGRKGSLDEGGTRVPCIVRWPGHIPADRKIDSIAGAVDLLPTLLDFAGISAKYPKPIDGISLKGMLTSGDVPTGERYMIASRGNQVSVRNQTYRLDSKGQLFDITKDRGQRNNVAKEHPQVQAKLQEVAKQYRSEMLPNQDKRPFTVGYTQNTPLPARDGNGHGGIERSARAPNCSYFTNWKSKDGTVTWDVEVGEAGEYEAIVYYTCPPENVGVEIQAQLLGQKTAATIKEAHNPESYGPERDRFDRGSESPVKDFKPFSLGTLTLPKGRDTLTLSALKIPGEGAIEVRYVWLNKK; encoded by the coding sequence ATGCCACACGTTTTTCCTCTCTTATTACTCGCTATTGGTCTGTTTCTTCCCACGGCGGTCCATGCCGCGGAGACGCCTAAACCGAATGTCGTGATGATCCTCAGCGACGATCAAGGCTGGGGCGACTTAAGCGTGCACGGCAACAAAAACCTTGCCACGCCCAACATCGATCAACTCGCGAAAGAGGGAGCACTGTTCGAGAATTTCTACGTCTGCCATCTTTGCGCACCAACGCGGGCCGAAATGCTAACCGGCCGTTTCTTTGGACGAACCGGTGTGCGAGGTGTCTCGACCGGGCAGGAACGCCTGAACCTCGACGAGAAGACCATCGCCCAATACTTTAAAGAGGCGGGCTACGCGACCGGCGCTTTTGGCAAGTGGCACAACGGCATGCAGTTTCCTTACCACCCCAATGCCCGCGGTTTCGATGAGTACTACGGATTCTGCTCTGGCCACTGGGGACATTACTTCAGCCCAGAACTCGACCACAACAATCAGCTCGTTCGCGGAGATGGTTACATCACCGACGACTTCACCAACCGGGCCATGCAGTTCATCGAAGACAACCAAGACAAACCGTTCTTCTGCTATGTGCCCTACTGCACGCCCCACTCGCCGATGCAGGTACCTGGCCAGTACTTCGACAAGTTCGCCGAGATGGACCCAGAGATGAAGAACCGAGATCCTCAGAAGGAACAACTCGGCATGACGCGGGCCGCACTGGCCATGTGCGAAAATATCGACTGGAACGTCGGCCGCATTTTGAAGAAGCTCGATCAGCTCGATCTAGCCGACAACACGATCGTCATCTACTTCGCCGACAACGGTCCTAATAGCTTCCGTTGGAATGGCGACATGAAAGGACGCAAAGGATCCCTCGACGAAGGCGGAACCCGCGTGCCGTGCATCGTCCGCTGGCCTGGTCACATTCCGGCCGATCGCAAAATCGACTCGATCGCAGGTGCCGTCGACCTGCTGCCTACGCTGCTCGACTTCGCAGGCATCTCGGCCAAGTACCCCAAGCCAATCGACGGCATCAGCTTGAAAGGAATGCTTACCAGCGGAGACGTTCCCACAGGCGAGCGATACATGATCGCTTCGCGTGGCAATCAAGTCAGTGTCCGCAATCAAACCTACCGTCTCGATAGCAAGGGCCAACTGTTCGATATCACGAAGGACCGTGGGCAGCGCAACAACGTTGCCAAGGAGCATCCCCAAGTACAGGCCAAACTGCAGGAGGTCGCCAAGCAGTATCGCTCAGAGATGCTACCCAATCAGGACAAGCGTCCCTTCACCGTTGGCTACACACAAAACACGCCGCTACCAGCTCGCGATGGAAACGGACACGGCGGCATCGAGCGCAGTGCCAGGGCTCCGAATTGCTCGTACTTCACCAACTGGAAATCGAAAGATGGCACCGTGACCTGGGACGTCGAAGTGGGCGAGGCCGGCGAGTACGAAGCGATCGTTTATTATACCTGTCCGCCGGAAAACGTCGGCGTCGAAATCCAAGCCCAGCTGCTCGGCCAGAAGACTGCGGCGACGATCAAAGAGGCCCACAATCCTGAAAGCTACGGACCCGAGCGAGACCGCTTCGACCGTGGATCGGAATCCCCCGTGAAAGACTTCAAACCCTTTTCGCTCGGGACGCTGACGCTACCCAAAGGACGCGATACGCTGACCCTTTCGGCGCTAAAGATCCCCGGCGAAGGGGCGATTGAAGTTCGCTACGTTTGGTTGAATAAGAAGTAA
- a CDS encoding bestrophin family protein, translating into MVREGFWTEVFQLNGSVTPYVFGRLIGFTAFGAIIYALFQAFDLTNGLATAHYEYIGVVLALLLVLRTNAGYDRWWEARKIWGGIVNQSRNLAQIGLVYGPSDSDWRNSYARWVAAFSATCHHSLRGEQKFNEIQKMCEIVGTAETHRLSQAEHMPMYAIRRVADLLKEAVESGKLDRFYFLQAESERARLIDHIGGCERILRTPLASAFSIKIRRFLFLYLMFLPVAIVDAAGMATPLIVFLVAYPLLALDQIGVELENPFSKQRLNHLPLNQISETICGNLMASIEELPPVIPHNASPLPRTTSHPQNAPATYSAEDYAAYPFPAPAES; encoded by the coding sequence ATGGTACGAGAAGGTTTTTGGACCGAAGTATTCCAACTCAACGGATCGGTGACTCCCTACGTCTTTGGCCGACTGATAGGATTCACGGCGTTCGGAGCGATTATCTACGCTTTGTTTCAAGCGTTTGATTTGACGAACGGTTTGGCGACAGCGCACTACGAGTATATCGGTGTGGTCCTGGCGCTGCTCTTAGTTCTTCGCACCAACGCCGGATACGACCGCTGGTGGGAAGCACGAAAGATCTGGGGAGGTATCGTCAACCAGTCTCGTAACCTGGCCCAAATCGGACTGGTTTACGGACCTTCGGATTCTGACTGGCGAAACTCGTATGCTCGCTGGGTGGCCGCTTTTTCTGCCACCTGTCACCATAGCCTCCGAGGTGAGCAGAAGTTCAACGAGATCCAGAAGATGTGCGAGATTGTCGGTACGGCCGAAACGCATCGACTCAGTCAAGCCGAACACATGCCGATGTACGCGATTCGCCGGGTCGCCGATCTGCTGAAGGAAGCGGTCGAGTCTGGGAAGCTAGATCGGTTTTACTTTCTGCAAGCCGAAAGCGAACGGGCCCGCCTTATCGATCACATCGGGGGCTGCGAGCGTATTCTCCGTACGCCGTTGGCCTCGGCGTTCTCGATCAAAATCCGCCGATTTCTGTTCCTTTATCTCATGTTTTTGCCGGTTGCGATTGTCGACGCCGCAGGGATGGCAACTCCGCTGATCGTCTTCCTGGTCGCCTATCCGCTGCTTGCTCTCGACCAAATCGGTGTCGAACTGGAAAACCCCTTCAGCAAACAGCGATTGAACCATCTCCCCCTGAATCAAATTTCAGAAACGATTTGCGGCAACTTGATGGCATCGATCGAGGAATTACCCCCGGTTATTCCGCACAATGCTTCGCCACTGCCCCGGACAACGTCGCACCCACAGAATGCTCCGGCAACTTACTCTGCAGAAGACTACGCCGCCTATCCGTTTCCTGCCCCTGCCGAGTCCTAG